One region of Carya illinoinensis cultivar Pawnee chromosome 8, C.illinoinensisPawnee_v1, whole genome shotgun sequence genomic DNA includes:
- the LOC122318633 gene encoding ATP-dependent Clp protease proteolytic subunit-related protein 3, chloroplastic: MTRPARLTPPAKSPSPASFFFSKQNPTFYLIFTTQRDCNTPKSRKLMASTLHFPMASPLPSASTSSQSFRRRYLRTPFAVNAQNKGKVPIPSINPKDPFLSKLASVAATSPETFLNRPVNSDTPPYLDLFDSPQLMATPAQVERSVSYNEHRPRRPPPDLPSLLLHGRIVYIGMPLVPAVTELIVAELMYLQWMDPKEPIYLYINSTGTTRDDGETVGMESEGFAIYDAMMQLKNEIHTVAVGAAIGQACLLLAAGSKGKRFMMPHAKAMIQQPRVPSSGLMPASDVLIRAKEVITNRDTLVGLLAKHTGNSVETVFDKMKRPFYMDSTRAKQFGVIDKILWRGQEKIMADVAPPEDWDKGAGIKVVDGL, from the exons ATGACCCGACCCGCTCGCCTCACTCCACCCGCTAAATCTCCTTCACcagcttctttcttcttctcgaaGCAGAACCcaacattttatttgattttcaccACACAACGAGACTGTAACACACCCAAAAGCCGGAAACTTATGGCTAGTACTCTTCACTTTCCCATGGCCTCTCCGCTCCCATCAGCTTCGACTTCTTCACAGTCCTTTAGACGAAGATATTTAAGGACCCCTTTTGCGGTAAATGCTCAAAACAAAGGCAAAGTCCCCATTCCCTCAATAAACCCTAAGGACCCGTTTCTTTCGAAGCTCGCTTCGGTGGCTGCTACCTCGCCCGAAACGTTTCTGAACCGGCCCGTGAACTCTGACACTCCTCCTTACTTGGACTTGTTTGATTCTCCCCAGCTCATGGCTACTCCTGCACAA GTGGAAAGATCAGTTTCCTACAATGAGCATAGGCCCAGAAGACCTCCTCCGGACTTGCCTTCTCTGCTTCTTCACGGGAGGATTGTTTACATCGGCATGCCT TTGGTGCCAGCTGTGACGGAGCTTATCGTTGCAGAATTGATGTACCTTCAATGGATGGATCCCAAAGAACCAATATACCTTTATATAAATTCTACAGGAACGACTCGTGATGATGGTGAAACA GTTGGGATGGAGTCCGAGGGTTTTGCAATCTATGATGCAATGATGCAGTTAAAGAATGAG ATACATACAGTCGCTGTTGGAGCTGCTATAGGTCAGGCTTGTCTGCTACTTGCAGCTGGATCTAAGGGTAAACGGTTTATGATGCCGCATGCCAAGG CCATGATCCAACAACCTCGTGTTCCATCATCTGGGTTGATGCCCGCAAGTGATGTTCTAATCCGTGCGAAAGAG GTTATAACAAACAGGGACACTCTTGTAGGACTCCTGGCAAAGCACACTGGAAAT TCAGTAGAGACCGTGTTTGATAAGATGAAGAGACCATTTTATATGGATTCTACAAGAGCTAAGCAATTCGGGGTCATAGACAAG ATTCTTTGGCGTGGGCAGGAAAAGATAATGGCAGATGTTGCCCCTCCAGAGGACTGGGACAAGGGTGCTGGCATCAAAGTTGTAGATGGGCTTTAA
- the LOC122318634 gene encoding REF/SRPP-like protein At3g05500, with amino-acid sequence MVEEDLRSQAEMRKEEDDGEQRQLKYLEFVQVATIHAMMCFSNLYCYAKDKAGPLKPGVETVEGTVKSVVGPVYDMFHDVPIEVLLYVDRKVEASVTELNRHVPPIIKQASSQAFSAAQSAPEVARAVASEVKRSGVVDTASGIAKSVFTKCEPTAKDLYSKYEPKAEQCAVLAWRKLNQLPLFPLVAQAVVPTAAYCTEKYNQTVRSTAEKGYRVSSYLPLVPTERIAKVFSGAGAESEPLLTNDNEATVAAH; translated from the exons ATGGTTGAGGAAGATTTGAGATCGCAGGCTGAGATG AGAAAGGAGGAGGATGATGGGGAGCAGAGGCAGCTGAAGTACCTAGAGTTTGTGCAGGTGGCAACAATTCACGCCATGATGTGCTTCTCGAACCTCTACTGTTACGCAAAGGACAAGGCGGGTCCTCTGAAGCCTGGGGTTGAGACTGTCGAGGGCACCGTTAAGAGCGTCGTTGGACCTGTCTACGACATGTTCCACGACGTTCCTATCGAGGTCCTCTTGTACGTGGACCGCAAG GTTGAGGCGTCTGTGACTGAATTGAACCGCCATGTGCCTCCAATCATCAAGCAAGCTTCTTCCCAGGCCTTCTCAGCTGCTCAAAGCGCCCCAGAGGTAGCTCGAGCTGTTGCCTCCGAAGTTAAGCGTTCTGGAGTGGTGGACACCGCTTCAGGTATTGCCAAATCTGTTTTCACCAAATGTGAGCCAACTGCTAAAGATCTATACTCCAAGTATGAACCAAAAGCAGAGCAGTGCGCCGTGTTAGCTTGGCGCAAGCTCAATCAGCTGCCCCTCTTTCCCCTAGTGGCTCAAGCTGTTGTCCCAACCGCAGCTTATTGTACAGAGAAGTATAACCAAACAGTTCGTAGCACTGCAGAGAAGGGTTACAGGGTTTCGTCTTACCTGCCCTTGGTCCCTACAGAAAGGATTGCCAAGGTTTTCAGTGGTGCTGGTGCTGAATCAGAGCCTTTGCTTACCAATGACAATGAAGCTACTGTGGCAGCCCATTGA